GCTCGACATAGGCCAGCTCCTCGACGGAGCGGAAGCCTTCCGAGGCCAGCAGCTGGCCGACGACCTCGTCGACGTCGAGCGCATGCATGAAGGTCTGGGTGCGCTCGACGAATTCCTTCTGCCGGCGCTCGGATTCCTCCGCCTCGGTCAGGATGTCGATGTCCCAGCCGGTGAGCTGAGAGGCGAGACGCACGTTCTGGCCACGCCGGCCGATGGCCAGCGACAGCTGGTCGTCGGGCACGACGACCTCGATGCGCGACGAATCCTCGTCGAGCACCACCTTGACCACTTCCGCCGGCTGCAGTGCGTTGACGATGAAGGTCGCGGCGTCCACCGACCACGGAATGATGTCGATCTTCTCGCCCTGAAGCTCGTTGACCACGGCCTGGACGCGCGAGCCGCGCATGCCGACGCAGGCGCCGACGGGATCGATCGAGGAATCGCGCGAGGTCACCGCGATTTTCGCACGCGACCCCGGATCGCGCGCGACCGATTTGACCTCGATCACGCCGTCATAGATTTCCGGCACTTCCTGCTGGAACAATTTCGCCATGAATTGCGGATGGGTGCGGGAGAGAAAGATCTGCGGCCCGCGCTGTTCGCGGCGCACGTCATAGACATAGGCGCGCACGCGGTCGCCGGGGCGGAACAATTCGCGTGGGATCATTTCGTCGCGACGGATGATCGCCTCGGCGCGGCCGAGATCGACGATCACATTGCCATATTCGACGCGCTTGACCTGGCCGTTGATGATCTCGCCGATGCGGTCCTTGTATTCCTCATACTGGCGGTCGCGCTCGGCCTCGCGCACCTTCTGCACGATGACCTGCTTGGCCGATTGCGCGGCGATGCGGCCGAAGTCGATCGGCGGCAGCGGCTCGGCGATCCAGTCGCCGACTTCGGCCGCCGGGTTGCGCTTACGCGCGTCGGCGAGCGAAATCTGGGTCGCTTCGCTCTCGACCTGATCGACCACCAGCATGAGGCGCGAATAGCGCACTTCGCCGGTGCGCGGATTGATCTCGGCGCGAACCTCGGTCTCCTGGCCATAGCGGGAGCGCGCGGCCTTCTGCATCGCGTCCTCCATCGAGGCGAGCACGATCGAGCGATCGATCGACTTGTCGCGCGCGACGGCGTCCGCGATCTGCAAAAGCTCCAGCCGGTTGGCGCTGACGGCCATGGGTTTTACTCCTGATGTGTTATTTGCTTGCGGGGCGTCTTCTTGGCGCCGCCGCCTTTTTTGAATTGCGCCCGCACGCCAGCCGGCAGAACGGGTTTCGATTTTGGAGCCGCCTTGCCCGGAGCGTAACGCCGGGCGGGCGCGGCCTCTTGCGGGGCAGACTCTTCGTCCGGCTCGCCCTCGCCGCGGGCAAGCGCCTTTGCCGCGCGCAAGGATTCCCGAATCAACGCCTCGGTGAGCACCAGCTTGGCCTCGCCGAGGTCCCGCATCGCGAGCTTCGGCGCCTTGTCCTCGTCCGGACCGGCGTCGGTCCGCTCGACTGTCACGACACAATCGCGGCCCTCGCCCTCGACGGCGCGGATCAAGCCGCGAAAACGCTTCCGCCCGCTGTCATGCGCATGGGCCAGTTCAATTTTAGCCTCCTTGCCGAGCGCGCGCAAAAAATCCGAGGCGCGAACCAGAGGGCGATCGATGCCCGGCGAGGAAATTTCCAGCCGATAGGCCTGCCGAATCGGATCCTCGACATCGATGACCGGCGACAGAGCGTCGTGGATCTCCTCGCATTCGTCGATGGTGAGCGAGCCGTCCGGCCGCTCCGCCATGATCTGGACCGTCGCGCCCTGCCCGGTCATGATCTTCACCCGCACCAGGCGAAAGCCCAAAGAATTCAACACCCGTTCGGCGATGGCCGCGATGCGCGCGGCGACGCCGCTCTCCGCGACGAAACGCGGCTCATCGAGCGGCGCTTCGAGTTCTCGCGGCAAGGCGGCGGCTGAATCCTGCGTCACGTTCAAATGGTCCGTCCGAATCGCTCCGGCAAGCCGGGTAAAACAAAAAAGAGCGGGTCCCGCCTGGGCCCCACTCCCGCTTGGCCCCAAGGCCATGACGAAGATGCTGACTGCGCGTTCTATAAAGCAAACGGGGCGCGGACGCAAGGCCGCGTCCCGTCCTCGATGGCGCGACAGGGAATGGCGCGGGAGGAATGGCGCGATCGTGGCGCTGCAAAGGACGCAGCCTACTTTAGCGTGACAAGAACGGCAAAAACTTGGAACCTGCGCTCAAGTTCGGAATTGTTCCTTGGAGCTTGGCCTTGGAATTTGGCCTGGTGTTTTCGTTGGTTGTTTTCGGAGGCGACATGCGCGACAGAATCCTTGCCGGCGCTTTGGCTTGCGCCTTTGTCGCGGCGCCCTTCGCCTGCGTGGCGAAAGTGCGCATCCTCGTCGATCTCTCCTCGCAAACGATGCAGGTCGACTCCGCCAGCGGGTCGTACACCTGGCCGATTTCTTCCGCGCGCGACGGCTATGTCACGCCGCAGGGACATTTCTCGGTCCAGCGCATGGAGGCCGTGCATTATTCGAAAGAATATTACAATTCGCCCATGCCCCATTCGATCTTCTTCGACGGCGGCTTCGCCATTCACGGCACTTATGAGACCCGCAGTCTCGGCCGGCCCGTCTCGCATGG
This genomic interval from Candidatus Rhodoblastus alkanivorans contains the following:
- the nusA gene encoding transcription termination factor NusA, which produces MAVSANRLELLQIADAVARDKSIDRSIVLASMEDAMQKAARSRYGQETEVRAEINPRTGEVRYSRLMLVVDQVESEATQISLADARKRNPAAEVGDWIAEPLPPIDFGRIAAQSAKQVIVQKVREAERDRQYEEYKDRIGEIINGQVKRVEYGNVIVDLGRAEAIIRRDEMIPRELFRPGDRVRAYVYDVRREQRGPQIFLSRTHPQFMAKLFQQEVPEIYDGVIEVKSVARDPGSRAKIAVTSRDSSIDPVGACVGMRGSRVQAVVNELQGEKIDIIPWSVDAATFIVNALQPAEVVKVVLDEDSSRIEVVVPDDQLSLAIGRRGQNVRLASQLTGWDIDILTEAEESERRQKEFVERTQTFMHALDVDEVVGQLLASEGFRSVEELAYVEPSEVAAIEGFDADTAEEIQNRARDYLARIEAEQDERRKELGVADELREIEGVTTAMMVKLGENEVKTIEDLAGCATDDLVGWTEKTNGETVRTPGFLEGLDVARDEAEAIVMRARVKMGWVDEADLVAHTEDETGEDEAGDAEEGGEAA
- the rimP gene encoding ribosome maturation factor RimP, whose amino-acid sequence is MTQDSAAALPRELEAPLDEPRFVAESGVAARIAAIAERVLNSLGFRLVRVKIMTGQGATVQIMAERPDGSLTIDECEEIHDALSPVIDVEDPIRQAYRLEISSPGIDRPLVRASDFLRALGKEAKIELAHAHDSGRKRFRGLIRAVEGEGRDCVVTVERTDAGPDEDKAPKLAMRDLGEAKLVLTEALIRESLRAAKALARGEGEPDEESAPQEAAPARRYAPGKAAPKSKPVLPAGVRAQFKKGGGAKKTPRKQITHQE
- a CDS encoding L,D-transpeptidase; translation: MRDRILAGALACAFVAAPFACVAKVRILVDLSSQTMQVDSASGSYTWPISSARDGYVTPQGHFSVQRMEAVHYSKEYYNSPMPHSIFFDGGFAIHGTYETRSLGRPVSHGCVRISPAHAATLFRLVEDEGATIDIVGDPPSESDWTLPASDDEERPVRRRAAAAPRGHYEEPETRIFGFFPFP